The genomic segment aaattgaattttttgagatgcaatgcaatgggGAAATAAGgctatattctattcgaaagaTGTATCACGGCTCGATttgtattataaaaagtatcattagttcggttttaaactttctaaaattatgtgcagcccgccaatgacttgcaacccctaATATTGGCCCGCGAGACCCCTGGTTTACAGTGATGATCTTGACGGCAAGCAATTATATGCAGAAATTATTGATTGCAAAATGTTGATTTCAAGTCATACCTGCGTCAAGTTATTGCGACCTGAAGATCTTCTTACCTTCATAGTCGAATATGGGGATAAAAGTGTATTTCCCAATCTCCGGATAGCTTTGCAAATTTTGCTGACAGTGACAGTATCCATAGCAAGTTGCGAGCGACCGTTTagtaaactaaaattaattcTGTCACATCTTCAATCCTAAATGAGCCAGGAAAGGTTGTGTGATCTAGCTTTATATATTAGGTATACAGAGGGGcgaaacaaagaaaacaaattttaatgacATCATTGACGAATTTGAGTCAAGAAAGGCACGAAAAGTACTATtctaaaatcttgtttttgccCGATCGCCCACTGTTTATTGTGTGTGCCGTTATTAAATTGGTCATTATGTAATTAAATTGCGTGGTTGAGAGCAATCAATTTCatataaactataaaaaaagaaacaagCGAAGTAGGAGGCGCATTTTTAacctttgccatgggcgccattttacctagatacgccactgcttGTATGGGTAGCATAAGTCACACATAAAAGCAATTTCAACATAGTCCCGTGCATGATAAAAATTGTGAAAGAGATGAAAATATTTAGTACAGCCTAGGAAATTTGTTCCGCAGGCTTTTTTAACCTCTGGTAATTTTCGTacatttcgaaataaactagaaatatttatactaacataattttttttccaatttcccttatttggTTATATtgcgagtttggggactagccagatgactcctgtagtatctgtacctgaaattatggtctaaccctaacctggtacacataatacgttccggtgtctaaTTAATGTCTCTATTGAAAGATGTGCAACGGTTATCAAACTTTGTGATTTATTTACTACATAAGGTGCTGATTAAGAAGATCTTCCACCTACACCAGTAGTGATTGGAAATGGTATGGGGTATCTTAGTATAAATGATTTCCTGACAGTTAATGTGTGCAGTGAATATTTTGCTTCGTGCCTTTTGATAGAACTTGTTGTGCCCTTTTGCCAGTGACAGAAATTGGAATCTTGTTTGGTCAATAATGTAAAGCTTGTGTTCTGATGCTCTTCagatttttatcatattttaatttgtgtttcaGGTGAATCTGTTATTACATCAACAGTGTTTAAAATTGCTATTGACGAGTGTGTGAGGTGTTTGAAGAAGTCAAGGCCGACTTTGGAATTTATTGAAAGGTAAAAATACAATGCAGATAATGTCCTATATAAAAGTTTGATGGTCACTGTGATGTTGTATTCACATGTAAAATATTACCAAGTTCAAACAGGTCGGTCAATTATAATGTCATAATTGCTACATTCAACACCTTTAGTGATTATGCTAagttattgttttttaagttaCGTGATCGTTTTCCTGATATACGTGTATTTCAAGAATTGTACTTAAACTGGTTTCTTTAACTTATATTTTAGATCTTTCCCAAAAATTGGGCTATATTTAATGTAGAAGTTAAAAGGAAAAAAGCATGCAAATCGCATTTGCGGCATCCATAGTAAATACTATCACtcacaaataaatttgaactCTTTTAACTGCAGgatcaggggcgcagccagcATGGGATTAAAACgcatttgtaaatttttgatGTGGAATTTATTACTTTATACAAAAAGCGACGTTTTAGGACCAGCTCATTACATCCCGGTTAACACTATATTATTCTGTTGTCCCTACCATATTTTTTTAGTTGTGCTGATAAGGAGCTTATTACCGCGGTAATCGAAAGAATCACAGGAGGATGTTCATTTgttaatgtttaaaaaaaagcaaTAGCGATTGTCGAATCTGCGATAAACGAGAAAGTGTAATTGTTGATTCAGTAAGGCATTGCAATAAATTTCGTTTCATACTTTTCAATCGTCATGTGTATGTGGTCCAGTTTAAGTGCTGTAGAGACCCCAAGTCCCTATGTTTTGGCGAATGAAGTAGTGTACGTGTTGGCTAGTTACAGAGCGTATTAATTTTCCGGACACAGGGTATCtgtattttagaataaatggtTCGTGTGTACTAAGCGTAAACAGAGCATGAGTTTTTTCAGAATACATGCTCCCTGCAAGCATTTGCTACAGGCTCCTGTGATTTTTTGGAATACGTGCTCTGGTTGAATGCGGTATACGCAGCATTTGTTTTCGGTAAATTTGAGAGTCTCTGTCCTATGGCCTTGCGGGTTCTCTGTACATCTGGAAAAAATTGGCCATGGGTACACTGCTGCCAGAGATTTGATCTGAATTTGTTTTACAGTCCGTAAATACCTCAACCTGAATAGTCATAGTCTTCTGCATAACACGGCAAAATATAACTGACCCAGGAAATCTGTATGtttacaatattaaattatCAGAACGGGTGAAAGTCATcaaaacaaacataaaataaaagaaatcacGCAATTTAACAATTAACAACGACTTCTTCGAATTTTCAACGTGTTAAGGCGATAGATCGATAATGGATAAGTGGAGGAGAACACAATACTCCCAACTATATGACttatatatttgtgaaaaacagcgctaaaacattttttacactCGTCGACCACGACCATAATGAAatccaaactttttgagcccAATTTTCTGTTTCGGGCCAAACCTTGACTCAATTGAGAATTTTATTGGATATATTATACGTGCAAAAAATATATCTGAATACGCAATTAGTATTATACTGCTTACATTTTTGATTTCTCTCTGCTTGAAATACGGTTATTGTAACTGTTTTTAATGCAAAACGTATGATAGGATAATCGAAATCACCTCAAAATTTCAGACTTTTTGTCCAGGCTACCTATGGAAGTGCTTTATGATTGATTATATAGTGCTTATTCATCAAATGGCgaatcaagtaaatttttttttttgcgagtAAACCTTATCAACAAATTAACAAGCATTCCCCGCTCAGTGTGAATAAGCACATATTACTCGACGCTGTAaaacattttctgccatatTCATAAGCATAAGGTTTATTCTCTTGTGTGAATCAATCcaagttttttcaaattttcaatttgagtAAAACATTTTCCACAGGATTTGCATGTATACGGTTTGATTCCTGTATGCATTTTGTCACGAACTTTCATATCACtcgtatatatatttcatatcgtctattttccatgttttttttgtttcaaatcattAGTTCCATAATATTCGTCTAGAATCACAATGAATTTCGTGACTGAACCTCACCaggaaaatcaaattatttcgcATTTACTGATTTAGTATGAATTAGAGTATGTTTATTCATACTACTCGACTGTGGGGGACTGGTGGGGTTTATCAAGTTTAACTTGCAAGAACGTTTTCACGTCAAACATTTATTGACAGCTTGAATCATCTTCGGTGAAGTATCCAGCAAAGAGGCATAAAATGATTAAGTCTTAATGGCAGATCATGAAATTCGAAATGTAACAAAATgatagtttttaaaatttggctttttttgTCCTAATTCCTGGATCtatattattgaaataccaGGATTTGAAAAGGGCCATTTTGGCTTTTGTCAAACGTTTACTCGTCTGTCATGCTTAACACAGAGACTAGACAAATGTTGGAGgctatataccaggggtgggcaattactacCCTTTTGAGTGGGCCAGTTCAGATAAtacagttacagataatagacttgattATTTGTAGAGAGGGTAAGAAACTTTGAGTAAACAATTCACAAATGAGAATATCGggcagagaccgaagacttatgatcgaaagttaggggatcccccaaaacagcgctcttactccatagtgatgccttgtgtcccatcactaattaattaataactcgctaattatacgacataattcgcccgaaatcaataggcttctagtccgagatatgatgaatgcacttgcaaaatctgcagcagatccaatctcactttcgtgagatgtcgcgtgcatctaacacacagacagacaaatacctatcaacatacttaccgattaagaTCGAGTAATAACTTTTGTAACAGTGCCAGAGACTTTTAAACCAAATAATTAGTTTTACACTTCCATGTGGGATAACTAGGCAtggtattcaaaataaaatgaaaactttCACTCTGTAACAAAGAtggcaccaagatggcgcacaacctgaacatatcaggtatgtaccggttaggattcaggttgtgcgacatctttgtgcgcatacttctgaaATCTGAAGCacctaattttttaatttagccAATATTGAGATATTGTTTACGAATATTCCCGAAGGAATAGACCAATTTGTGGGAGTTTCTAGGTATTCAAGCGAGCCGAAATTGAATAACTGACTATTAAACTAGTTTAGGCAGGGCAAACACACTATTCAATTACCTTACCAAATTCACTTTGACACACTGACTGTCTCAGCTATCCCCGccacaagtaaatttaatacgTTAGTGATGCGACCATGTGTCAGAAAAGTTTCccggttatttttatgacgaggCAATACCAAAATACTATTTTTTGGGTAACATattctccttcaactttttatCATGCATTGGACTGTATTGGAATTGCATTTACGCGTGACATACGCTACCCTTGCGATTACAGTCCGGATATGACATAGGAAATTATACTGCATACGTCAGTAAATAGCTTCGTGTGGTTCCAATTTTTAAACGTTTGCGTGAAGCGAACGTTTTCGTCTTCATATTCGCGCGGTATAGCTAAGAAAGCAAGCAGGAACGTGGAGTGTGTATAAAGACATGAAAGTATAATTTGCGATAAAAACTTAGTTTAGTTAATGGCGAGAAAAAGGGGAGAACTACATTGGTATAGATATCGGCCAGTGTTCAGTGATCTTCTTTCGAGATTGGATTGATAGTTCAACTCAACTATCTCGGATTGTGGTGGTGTGCTGTGTTTTATTGTTCGGTTGTATCAATAGACGAGCCACGCAGTAAAAGAAGGTAATATATTAGGCGCGTACACAGCTTATACAGAGCATTAGTGCTCGTTCACCGATTATGTGGGATAACTAGGCAtggtattcaaaataaaatgaaaactttCACTCTGCGTTACTTACTTTAATTAAAGCGGAAACGAAGATGACAACGGTATGGAGGATATTAGCATTAAAGGTATGATAAATTAGACAAGATGATTTTGGCACAAATGAAGAGAACAGTCAAATTGCCTAACATCGGAAAAATGAATGATCTTATTTTAGCAATAAACTTGACTAGAAGTATGATAAAGTTGACAAGTTGGTTTCGGCACCAATGAAGGGTATTTCGTGCAAAGCTAGTCTTGGATTTATTCGGTTAACGTGCGTCATGATTGTGGCAAGGGAACTTGTGGCAGAACGGAGTAACATGGCTTAATGACATTGCGTTGAATTCTCAATGAAACAAAACGGTAATCTTTGATTCGGCTTTTTTCGTATTCATTCCAGGATTAATGTTATCAACATCAGGATGTTCTCAAAGATTTTCCCGCCTGTCATACTGATTACGAAGACTAGACAAATGTTGAAGGCtatattgtatataaaataCTGATTGCACGATTTCCATATTAATATGACGTAGTTTAAACTTACTTCGCGCAATtctataaaacaaaacattgtcGCCAAATTTTACAATTGTGAAGACTACAGCAAGGTAATATCGCAACATCAATTGATAGGCACCAGTTTTAGTGCAACTGTTCACGCTGATTACAAAAATACAATGCGACAGGGAGTATAATGCTAGGTGATATTTAGTttttgggacctccagaagtatgcgcaccaagatggcgcacaacctgaacatattaggtatgtaccggttaggattcaggttgtgcgacatcttggtgcgcatacttctggagcacctatTTTTTTATGTAGCCAATATTGAGATATTGAAGGAATAGACCAATTTGTGGGAGTTTCTAGGTATTCAAGCTAGCCGAAATTGAATAACTGACTATTAAACTAGTTTAGGCTGGGCAAACACACTATTCAATTACCTTACCAAATTCACTTTGACACACTGACTGTCTCAGCTATCCCCGCCACAAGTTAATTTAATACGTTAGTGATGCGACCATGTGTCAGAAAAGTTTCCCGGTTATTTTTATCACCAGGCAATACCAAAATACTATTTTTTGGTTAACATattctccttcaactttttatCATGCATTGGACTgtattgaaattgcatttgcGCTTGACATACGCTACCCTTGCGATTACAGTCTGGATATGACACAGGAAATTATACCACATACGTCAGTAAACAGCTTCTTGTGGTTCCAATTTTTAAACGTTTGCGTGAAGCGAACGTTTTCGTCTTCGTATTCGCGCGGTATAGCTAAGTAAGCAAGCAGGAACGTGGAGTGTGTATAAAGACAATTAAAGTATAATTTGCGATAAAAACTTAGTTTAGTTAATGGCGAGAAAAAGGGGAGAACTACATTGGTATAGATATCGGCCAGTGTTCAGTGATCTTCTTTCGAGATTAGATTGATAGTTCAACTCAACTATCTCGGATTGTGGTGGTGTTCTGTGTTTTATTGTTCGGTTGTATCAATAGACGAGCCACGCAGTAAAAGAAGGTAATATATTAGGCGCTTACACAGCTTATACAGAGCATTAGTGCTCGTTCACCGATTATGTGGGATAACTAGGCAtggtattcaaaataaaatgaaaactttCACTCCGCGTTACTTACTTTAATTAAAGTGGAAACGAAGATGACAACGGTATGAAGGATATTAGCATTAAAGGTATGGTAAATTAGACAAGATGATTTTGGCACAAATAAAGAGAACAGTCAAATTGCCTAACATCGGAAAAAACGAATGATCTTATTTTAGCAATAAACTTGACTAGAATTATGATAAAGTTGACAAGTTGGTTTCGGCACCAATGATGGGTATTTCGTGCAAAGCTAGTCTTGGATTTATTCGGTTAACGTGCGTCATGATTGCGGCATCTTGGTAATTGTTGttccttttatttttagtatattaGTAATGTTCAAGTTCATAAAAGCCCAGAAAACGAATTCCTTTTCTACACTTATGCTTACTTATGCCAATTATTAATAGGGGACATTGTTTCGTCTGGTTGTAAAAAAGTCACAAAATGCAAACGACTGCTTCAACGTTTAACAGACATAACGAAActttcaatgaaaataaatttcacgtTTGCAAACATTGTGGGAAGTCGTTAAAGACAAGAAGTCATTTACAAATTCACACGAGAATGCATACAGGAGAAAAACCTTATGCTTGCGATTTGTGTGGAAAATTTTTTATGGGAGCATATGCGAATCCACACAGGAATGAAACCATATACATGCAAATTTTGCGAAAAGTCCTTCACGTCAAATGGCCATTTGAAAAGGCATATTTTAATTCACACAGGAGAAAAACCATTCACTTGTGAACATTGCGGAAAATGTTTAGCAAGCAATGGGAGTTTGAAAAGACATATCCGAATCCACACTGGAGAAAAAGCTCATGCTTGTGAACAGTGTGGAAAATGTTTTGCAGGTTCTAATGACTTGAAGAGTCATTTACAAATACACACAGGAAACAAATCCTATAGATGCAAAACGTGTGGGAAGCGTTTCACGACGTCCGGATGTTTGAGCACGCACATCAGGATTCACACCGGGGAAAAACCATTCACTTGTAAATGTTGCGGGAAATGTTTTGCAGCCAGTGGAGGTTTAAAAAGACATATCCGAATCCATACTGGCGaaaaaccttatgcttgtgaaCAGTGTGAAAAATGTTTCGGAACGTCTAGTGGCTTGAAGGTTCATATGCGAATCCACGATGGAATAAAACCATTTACTTGCgaacattgcaaaaaatgttttactcaAATGGGGAATTTGAAAAGACATACTTTAATTCACTCTGGAATTCAGAAAAATCTCATGGCTGTGAACATTAACgtccagcagcatgtgtttccggtcaagagggggttgattttattattttaaattaaagataaagtcatacaaattgtaagcaaagtttaatgaatttcaacaaaaacttggaattatgtgaatttttcgattgacttttgataatctgacgcaaaatttaaataactcatatatggcgattttggtgattttcaaaacccagcagcatgtgtttccggtcaagagggggttgattttattattttaaattaaagatgaagtcatacaaattgtaagcaaagtgtaatgaatttcaacaaaaaattggaattatgtgaatatttcgattgacttttgataatctgacgcaaaatttacataactcatatatggcgattttggtgattttcaaaacccagcagcatgtggttccggtcaagagggggttgattttattattttaacttaaagatatagtcatacagattgtaagcaaagtttaatgaatttcaacaaaaactttgaattatgtgaattttccgattgacttttgaaaatctgacgtaaaattgacgtaactcatatatggcgattttggtgattttcaaaacccagcagcatgtgtttccggtcaagagggggttgatttcattattttaaattaaagataaagtcatacaaattgtaagcaaagtttaatgaatttcaacaaaaacttggaattatgtgaatttttcgattgacttATGATAATAtgacgcaaaatttacataactaatatatggcgattttggtgattttcaaaacccagcagcatgtgtttccggtcaagaggggattgattttat from the Styela clava chromosome 5, kaStyClav1.hap1.2, whole genome shotgun sequence genome contains:
- the LOC144422836 gene encoding uncharacterized protein LOC144422836 translates to MLAICVENFLWEHMRIHTGMKPYTCKFCEKSFTSNGHLKRHILIHTGEKPFTCEHCGKCLASNGSLKRHIRIHTGEKAHACEQCGKCFAGSNDLKSHLQIHTGNKSYRCKTCGKRFTTSGCLSTHIRIHTGEKPFTCKCCGKCFAASGGLKRHIRIHTGEKPYACEQCEKCFGTSSGLKVHMRIHDGIKPFTCEHCKKCFTQMGNLKRHTLIHSGIQKNLMAVNINVQQHVFPVKRGLILLF